A part of Ignavibacteriales bacterium genomic DNA contains:
- a CDS encoding metal-dependent transcriptional regulator, which yields MDNISQEDYLTAIYRNLNDAGEIKPNLLASKLEISNAAVTDMLRKLSRDGFVDYQKYKSIKLTSQGESYAKNMLRRHRIWEVFLHQTLGMPWDKVHDEAEKLEHSSSDDLINLLEEFLKFPEVDPHGYPIPDKNGKIKKSKSVIAITELKENDSANVIRVNDDVKNLLSYVTKIGITLGKKIVVKDKLEYDGSVLIKIESKEINLSNKIASNIFVEKIK from the coding sequence ATGGATAATATTTCACAAGAAGATTACTTAACGGCAATTTATCGGAATCTCAATGATGCAGGAGAAATAAAACCGAATTTGCTTGCATCAAAACTTGAGATTTCAAATGCTGCGGTAACTGATATGCTGCGTAAACTATCACGTGATGGTTTTGTAGATTACCAAAAATATAAAAGTATAAAACTAACATCCCAAGGCGAATCTTATGCTAAAAACATGCTTCGCCGTCACAGGATTTGGGAAGTGTTTCTTCATCAGACTTTAGGAATGCCCTGGGATAAAGTTCACGATGAAGCTGAAAAACTTGAGCACTCTTCTTCAGATGATTTGATAAATCTTTTAGAAGAATTTTTAAAATTTCCCGAAGTTGATCCGCATGGCTATCCGATTCCAGATAAGAATGGTAAGATAAAAAAATCAAAATCTGTTATTGCTATAACGGAATTAAAAGAAAATGATTCGGCAAATGTGATCCGTGTTAATGACGACGTAAAAAATTTATTATCGTATGTGACAAAAATTGGAATTACCCTTGGCAAAAAAATCGTTGTTAAAGACAAACTCGAATACGACGGTTCGGTATTGATTAAAATAGAGAGCAAAGAAATAAATCTTAGTAACAAAATTGCTTCAAACATTTTTGTTGAAAAAATAAAATAG
- a CDS encoding metal-dependent transcriptional regulator, which produces MNEPLVLLIIGILVTLIFVILFYPNKGIIAVWKKSKYANKKILIEDALKYLYNCEYNRTNCTLNSIAGNLSISADDAADIISRLESMGLVSAKKDELELTSDGRSYALRIVRVHRLWEKYLADETSVKEDEWHLKAEELEHTLTTEQANQLAARIGNPVFDPHGDPIPSASGDIPEKKGKPLTEMKVGEFGNIIHIEDEPHSIYSQILAEGLFPGMQIRMIEHSDKRIKFVANGEECILSPLIAKNITVGILKFEKQIEGKFKTLSSLKIGEEGTILGIAKALRGQQRRRLMDLGIVPGTKIEAELESFSGDPVAYNVRGTTVALRKQQTDKIYLLNEEEK; this is translated from the coding sequence ATGAATGAACCCTTGGTGCTTTTAATTATTGGAATTCTGGTAACATTAATTTTTGTGATACTGTTCTACCCCAACAAAGGTATTATAGCGGTTTGGAAAAAGTCTAAATACGCAAACAAAAAAATTTTAATTGAAGATGCTTTAAAATATCTCTACAACTGCGAGTACAACCGAACTAATTGCACGCTAAATAGTATTGCAGGCAATCTTTCTATTTCGGCAGATGATGCTGCAGATATAATCTCAAGACTCGAGTCAATGGGACTTGTTTCCGCCAAAAAAGATGAGCTTGAATTAACTTCTGACGGCAGATCATACGCACTTCGTATTGTCCGCGTCCATCGTTTGTGGGAAAAATATCTTGCTGATGAAACAAGTGTAAAAGAAGACGAGTGGCATCTGAAGGCAGAAGAATTAGAACACACCCTAACAACTGAGCAAGCTAATCAACTTGCAGCGCGAATTGGTAATCCCGTATTCGATCCGCACGGCGATCCTATTCCATCGGCTTCTGGTGATATTCCCGAAAAAAAAGGAAAGCCTTTGACTGAAATGAAAGTCGGTGAGTTTGGAAATATAATTCACATTGAGGACGAACCACACTCAATTTACAGTCAGATACTTGCCGAAGGATTGTTTCCTGGAATGCAGATTCGAATGATCGAACATTCGGATAAGCGTATAAAGTTTGTTGCAAACGGTGAAGAATGTATCCTCTCTCCTCTGATCGCTAAAAATATCACAGTTGGGATATTAAAGTTTGAAAAACAAATTGAAGGAAAATTTAAAACTCTTTCATCACTAAAAATAGGAGAGGAAGGAACTATCCTAGGAATAGCAAAAGCACTTCGCGGTCAGCAGCGAAGAAGATTAATGGATTTAGGAATTGTGCCGGGAACAAAAATAGAAGCAGAACTCGAAAGTTTTTCTGGTGATCCTGTGGCATACAACGTTCGCGGAACAACTGTAGCCTTGCGGAAACAGCAGACAGATAAAATTTATTTATTAAATGAAGAAGAAAAATAA
- a CDS encoding 50S ribosome-binding GTPase translates to MAGVDLNNCANCPIHNMGNLKKLGIDMSSFDFVVALAGNPNTGKSTVFNYLTGLRQHTGNWPGKTVTRAEGGFEYGEKKFKLVDLPGTYSLLSTSTDEEVARDFILFGQPDVTVIVVDATRIERNLNLVLQILEITDRAVLCLNLMDEARRNGIEIDDRTLAKELGIPVIPTSARRGEGMNELLNAVNDVTAGKYVCKPYRLKTNQSELNFAIETLSEEIELEFPGLPNLRWVALRLLEGDQSIIDAIRSGDLGNLKKEESIEVSNSEN, encoded by the coding sequence ATGGCTGGTGTTGATTTAAATAATTGTGCAAATTGTCCCATCCACAATATGGGCAACCTTAAAAAGCTTGGTATCGATATGAGCAGTTTTGATTTTGTTGTTGCTCTTGCGGGTAATCCAAACACCGGTAAAAGTACTGTATTTAATTATCTAACTGGGTTAAGACAGCATACAGGCAACTGGCCCGGGAAAACTGTTACACGTGCTGAAGGTGGCTTTGAATATGGTGAAAAAAAATTTAAGCTTGTTGATTTACCGGGAACGTACTCACTTCTTTCTACAAGTACAGATGAAGAAGTTGCACGTGATTTTATTTTATTCGGGCAGCCGGATGTTACGGTAATAGTTGTTGATGCAACTCGGATCGAAAGAAATCTAAATCTCGTATTGCAAATTTTAGAAATCACTGATCGTGCGGTATTATGTCTTAATCTTATGGATGAGGCACGTAGAAATGGGATTGAAATTGATGATAGAACCTTAGCAAAAGAATTGGGAATTCCTGTTATTCCAACATCCGCAAGGCGGGGTGAAGGGATGAATGAACTGCTTAATGCTGTTAATGATGTCACAGCAGGGAAATATGTTTGTAAGCCGTACAGGTTAAAAACCAATCAAAGTGAATTAAACTTTGCCATAGAAACATTAAGTGAAGAAATAGAATTAGAATTTCCCGGCTTACCAAATCTGCGATGGGTGGCATTAAGATTACTTGAAGGCGATCAAAGTATTATTGATGCTATTCGCAGCGGTGATTTAGGAAATCTAAAAAAAGAAGAATCTATTGAAGTATCTAATTCTGAAAATTAG
- a CDS encoding GxxExxY protein, whose amino-acid sequence MIPLSDEEERIGKIIVNAAFKVHKELGPGLLEKIYEIALTHEIQKTGLNVKRQVDIPIVYDGIQFDEGLRLDLLVQDLVIVETKAIEQVNPVWTAQVHSHLKLTKKRLGYLINFNVVLIKDGIKRLVL is encoded by the coding sequence ATGATTCCTTTATCAGATGAAGAAGAACGAATTGGAAAAATTATTGTTAATGCAGCATTTAAAGTTCATAAAGAATTGGGACCTGGCTTACTAGAAAAAATTTATGAAATTGCGTTAACACATGAGATCCAAAAAACAGGTTTAAATGTAAAAAGGCAAGTAGATATTCCGATTGTGTATGATGGGATTCAGTTTGATGAAGGGCTAAGATTAGATTTATTAGTGCAAGATTTGGTAATTGTAGAAACAAAAGCAATTGAACAAGTAAATCCAGTATGGACAGCTCAAGTACACAGTCATTTAAAACTTACAAAAAAGCGACTTGGTTACTTAATAAACTTTAATGTTGTACTTATTAAAGACGGAATAAAAAGATTAGTGTTATAG